Proteins encoded by one window of Mercenaria mercenaria strain notata chromosome 4, MADL_Memer_1, whole genome shotgun sequence:
- the LOC123551863 gene encoding terminal nucleotidyltransferase 5C-like — MATQDSPRCGRFQVLCYEQVEKLDKVLEDAIPIHGRGNFPTLEVKLKDLVQVVREKLRTEGVSVRDIRLNGGAASYILGNGNENVQPYNDLDLIFGVDLTNNNELQKIKNCVLNCLLDFLPDGVNKEKMSSCSLKEAYVQKMVKVCNEHGDRWSLISLSNNKGKNVELKFVDKVKRQYEFSVDSFQIILDSLLTFHEISDPGTPMSENLYPTLVAESVYGDFNEAWTHLNSKLIATRNPEEIRGGGLLKYCNLLTRSFRAADSMDVCQMERYMCSRFFIDFNDVKQQRQKLEAYLNNHFSGEEELKHEYLLTLYRVVDESTICLMGHERRQTLNLIQQLACQVLMEQEQRIHNKYLEMQQFDQLNGLTIDQVYYGPVNLNISGQYYYNNNYPQVYVNGQCPYCPSPAYLPCS; from the coding sequence ATGGCAACGCAGGATTCACCTCGTTGTGGACGTTTTCAAGTGCTGTGTTACGAGCAAGTGGAGAAACTTGACAAAGTGTTGGAGGATGCCATTCCGATTCACGGACGCGGAAATTTTCCAACTTTGGAAGTGAAGCTCAAAGATTTGGTACAAGTTGTGAGAGAGAAATTACGGACAGAAGGGGTGAGCGTGCGGGATATTCGCCTGAATGGCGGTGCTGCAAGTTATATTCTAGGGAACGGTAACGAAAATGTCCAGCCATACAATGACTTAGATTTGATCTTTGGAGTAGATCTCACAAATAACAATGAATTGCAGAAAATAAAGAATTGTGTCTTGAACTGTTTGTTAGACTTCCTTCCAGATGGAGTTAACAAGGAGAAAATGAGTAGCTGCAGCCTGAAGGAAGCCTATGTGCAGAAAATGGTGAAGGTTTGCAATGAGCATGGTGACAGGTGGTCCCTGATCTCACTTTCCAACAACAAGGGTAAGAATGTGGAACTGAAATTTGTGGATAAGGTGAAACGGCAATATGAGTTCAGTGTAGATTCCTTTCAAATAATCCTTGACAGTCTATTGACGTTTCATGAAATATCTGATCCTGGCACCCCAATGAGTGAAAACCTGTACCCAACCCTTGTTGCTGAAAGTGTGTACGGTGATTTCAACGAAGCTTGGACACACTTGAATTCCAAGCTTATTGCGACAAGAAATCCAGAGGAAATTCGTGGTGGTGGGCTTCTGAAATATTGCAATCTCTTAACACGGAGCTTTCGAGCAGCTGATAGTATGGATGTATGCCAAATGGAAAGGTACATGTGCTCACGCTTTTTTATTGACTTCAATGATGTGAAGCAGCAGAGACAAAAACTGGAAGCGTATTTGAATAACCATTTCAGTGGTGAAGAAGAACTAAAGCATGAGTACCTGTTGACTCTGTATCGCGTGGTAGATGAAAGCACAATATGCCTGATGGGCCATGAAAGAAGACAAACTTTGAACCTAATTCAGCAATTAGCGTGTCAAGTCCTGATGGAACAGGAACAAAGAATTCACAACAAATATTTAGAAATGCAGCAATTTGACCAGTTGAATGGATTGACAATTGACCAAGTGTATTATGGGCCAGTGAATCTGAACATTTCTGGTCAGTATTACTATAACAATAACTACCCTCAGGTGTACGTGAACGGACAGTGTCCGTATTGTCCCAGCCCTGCATACCTTCCTTGCTCATGA